One segment of Desulfonauticus submarinus DNA contains the following:
- a CDS encoding class IV adenylate cyclase, with amino-acid sequence MNVHVEREIKFEVSDFKKYEHILSKKAELIQEWVFEKNIVFDYKDNKLEKKGVLLRLRHDNYSKLTLKLPNTSYIESGIKNKIEYEVNVSNFETMNIILNKVGFNVKLEYHKFRKIFKLNNSLICLDIMPFGFFIEIEGGELYNNAKILGLNQESSLDLTYYEIYNIKLKKNRLLKMVFSEEEKLNIKKLLKGVDFL; translated from the coding sequence ATGAATGTCCATGTTGAAAGAGAAATAAAGTTTGAAGTTTCTGATTTTAAAAAATATGAACATATTTTATCTAAAAAGGCAGAATTAATTCAAGAATGGGTTTTTGAAAAAAATATTGTATTTGATTATAAAGATAATAAATTAGAAAAAAAAGGAGTTCTTTTAAGATTAAGACATGATAATTATTCAAAATTGACACTTAAACTTCCCAATACTTCTTATATTGAATCAGGAATTAAAAATAAAATAGAATATGAAGTTAATGTAAGTAATTTTGAGACAATGAATATAATTCTCAATAAAGTTGGTTTTAATGTAAAATTAGAATATCATAAATTTAGAAAAATTTTTAAACTAAATAACTCTTTAATATGTCTAGATATTATGCCTTTTGGTTTTTTTATAGAAATAGAAGGAGGTGAACTTTATAATAATGCAAAAATATTAGGATTGAACCAAGAAAGTAGTTTAGATTTAACTTATTATGAAATCTATAATATCAAATTAAAAAAAAATAGACTTTTAAAAATGGTCTTTTCAGAGGAAGAAAAATTAAATATAAAAAAGTTATTAAAAGGGGTAGATTTTTTATAA
- a CDS encoding roadblock/LC7 domain-containing protein encodes MDLILKKEDVEKLEKILFQLIEEGGATYALLTDLAGNLICSAGRTKVDSTSLAVLSAANFAATREIAKLIGEKEFSLLFHRGENENIHFTHIVSDVLLIVLFKPYVSLGLLRLKTDVIKKEIRKFLEG; translated from the coding sequence ATGGATTTAATTTTGAAAAAAGAAGATGTTGAGAAGTTAGAGAAAATTTTGTTTCAACTTATAGAAGAAGGTGGAGCAACATATGCTCTTTTAACAGATCTTGCAGGCAATTTGATTTGTAGTGCAGGCAGAACAAAGGTTGATTCTACTTCTTTAGCAGTTCTTTCTGCAGCTAATTTTGCAGCTACACGGGAGATTGCCAAGCTTATTGGAGAGAAAGAATTTTCTTTACTTTTTCATAGAGGTGAAAATGAGAATATTCATTTTACTCATATAGTCTCTGATGTGTTGTTGATTGTCTTATTTAAGCCGTATGTCTCCCTGGGGTTGCTTAGGCTAAAGACAGATGTTATTAAAAAGGAAATTAGAAAATTTTTAGAAGGTTAA
- a CDS encoding GTP-binding protein produces MALINFKEKIIQVKIVYYGPGRSGKTTNLVYIFNKLNQKLGKQLTSKLISIDTKGERTLYFDFFPLELGKIQGLDLKIQLYTTPGQIVYNSTRKLVLKGVDGIVFVADSLSTRREANIESLENLEENLKDYKLDLKSIPIVFQWNKRDLEKEVPLLSVEEMEKDLNSTLKVPSFPASAITGYNVFETLRIASKKTLKHVFEKFSANGFS; encoded by the coding sequence ATGGCCTTAATAAACTTTAAAGAAAAAATTATTCAAGTTAAAATTGTATATTATGGTCCAGGGAGAAGTGGTAAAACCACAAATTTGGTTTATATTTTTAATAAATTAAATCAAAAGCTTGGTAAACAATTAACTAGTAAACTTATTTCCATTGATACAAAAGGAGAAAGAACATTATATTTTGATTTCTTCCCTTTAGAATTGGGTAAAATCCAAGGATTAGATTTAAAAATTCAATTATATACTACACCAGGACAAATAGTTTATAATTCTACAAGAAAATTGGTGTTAAAAGGTGTAGATGGGATAGTTTTTGTGGCAGATTCATTGTCTACTAGAAGGGAAGCAAATATAGAGTCTTTGGAAAATTTAGAAGAAAATTTAAAAGATTATAAATTAGATTTAAAAAGCATTCCAATAGTATTTCAATGGAATAAAAGGGATTTAGAGAAAGAAGTTCCTCTTTTAAGTGTGGAAGAAATGGAAAAAGATCTTAATTCTACTTTAAAAGTTCCTTCCTTCCCAGCTAGCGCTATTACAGGCTATAATGTTTTTGAAACTCTTAGAATTGCTTCTAAAAAAACTTTAAAACATGTTTTTGAAAAGTTTTCAGCTAATGGTTTTTCTTAA
- a CDS encoding DUF4388 domain-containing protein codes for MLRGKLKDISLISLIQMFYQDGKSGKLTIHQDNFVIGEIYFSEGNIVWAGKGNLTGEKAFYQLINVEEGDFIFEQNKMPENRNITVSCEYLLLEASRKRDEFKQRQNSIIKKIKQKYSSITDISFSFMYKEIFKTFTSIAELVDSGEVNYIWFDNGKEVIMGLPFENSILEIRFNDKVYPEEVYQTISKILREG; via the coding sequence ATGTTAAGAGGTAAACTTAAAGATATTTCTTTAATTAGTTTAATTCAAATGTTTTATCAGGATGGTAAGTCTGGAAAGTTAACAATTCATCAAGACAATTTTGTTATAGGAGAAATTTATTTTTCCGAAGGCAATATAGTTTGGGCTGGAAAAGGTAATTTAACAGGAGAAAAGGCCTTTTATCAATTGATTAATGTAGAGGAAGGTGATTTCATTTTTGAACAAAATAAAATGCCAGAAAATAGAAATATAACAGTTTCTTGTGAATACTTGCTTTTAGAAGCTAGTAGAAAAAGAGATGAATTTAAGCAACGTCAGAACAGTATTATAAAAAAAATAAAACAAAAGTACTCTTCTATTACAGATATTTCATTTTCTTTTATGTATAAAGAGATATTTAAAACATTTACCAGTATTGCAGAATTAGTTGACTCTGGAGAAGTAAATTATATTTGGTTTGATAATGGAAAAGAAGTTATTATGGGATTACCATTTGAAAATAGCATTCTAGAAATAAGATTTAATGACAAAGTGTATCCAGAGGAAGTTTATCAGACAATTTCTAAAATTTTAAGGGAGGGGTAA
- a CDS encoding HAMP domain-containing protein: MSIRWKLILTFLLVSILPLVLAGGSGYLHINQVSSLALKESARSLEIAYKQLAEQKTLDIKKALEYFVSNKMIRDDNFHIEDLQFDPAFTSLGIQTFGKTGYSCILEKKKDKFSYFLHPNPKMIGRDITSLIARNIKFKRLFLRAVAKGFASGIAEISSVKSFYVLSNIEGTSLYILTKVSYSEIEGPIQALKKRFNEEKETFLMQYYVGGLTTGALVLLIALWFSIRLARPITYLTEVAERISLGELEAPIDITSTDEIGDLADALRRMQVSLRKAIQRLQRRSQRR; this comes from the coding sequence ATGAGCATAAGGTGGAAACTTATTTTAACCTTTCTTTTAGTTTCTATTTTACCTTTAGTCTTAGCAGGTGGTTCTGGATATTTACATATCAATCAAGTAAGTTCTTTAGCGCTTAAAGAAAGTGCTCGTAGTTTAGAAATAGCATATAAACAATTGGCAGAACAAAAAACTTTGGACATAAAAAAGGCATTAGAGTACTTTGTGTCGAATAAGATGATTCGTGATGATAATTTTCATATTGAAGATTTGCAGTTTGATCCAGCATTTACTTCTTTAGGGATTCAGACATTTGGTAAGACGGGATATTCTTGTATTTTAGAAAAGAAGAAAGATAAATTTTCTTATTTTTTACATCCCAATCCTAAAATGATAGGCAGAGATATTACTTCTCTTATTGCAAGAAATATAAAATTTAAGCGTTTATTCTTACGGGCTGTGGCCAAAGGTTTTGCTAGTGGTATTGCTGAAATCAGTTCAGTCAAATCTTTTTACGTATTATCAAATATCGAAGGGACTTCTTTATATATATTAACTAAGGTTAGTTATTCAGAGATAGAAGGTCCTATTCAAGCTTTGAAAAAAAGATTTAACGAAGAAAAAGAGACATTTTTAATGCAGTATTATGTTGGTGGTCTAACGACAGGAGCTTTAGTCCTACTTATTGCTTTATGGTTTAGTATTAGATTAGCAAGGCCAATTACTTATCTGACAGAAGTTGCAGAAAGAATCAGTTTGGGAGAATTGGAAGCGCCTATTGATATTACCTCTACAGATGAGATTGGAGACTTGGCTGATGCATTAAGACGAATGCAAGTTAGCCTTAGAAAAGCTATTCAAAGATTGCAACGTCGATCTCAAAGGAGATGA
- a CDS encoding cytochrome c3 family protein yields the protein MRYNVKDFIFLIILIILGTVVVCYAQPVNLLEIKDEYYIDKFGPYKMPSVYFSHDIHANEYQISCKSCHHIYKKGKNIWTPEDHEKTCTECHNKNKAEAINSYHMKCWGCHKRLREVYHLADTPTNQCQKCHIKPSEVEKERKRIQKKLEKKNETLFKIIQNLKVKGFY from the coding sequence ATGCGTTACAATGTGAAAGACTTTATTTTTTTAATAATATTAATAATATTGGGAACTGTAGTTGTTTGTTATGCCCAGCCTGTTAATTTACTTGAAATTAAAGATGAGTATTATATTGATAAATTTGGTCCTTATAAAATGCCAAGTGTATATTTTTCTCATGATATTCATGCTAATGAATATCAAATATCTTGTAAATCATGTCACCATATATATAAAAAAGGAAAGAATATATGGACTCCAGAAGATCATGAGAAAACATGTACGGAATGCCATAATAAAAATAAAGCTGAAGCAATTAATTCCTATCATATGAAATGTTGGGGATGTCATAAGAGGTTAAGAGAAGTATATCATTTAGCTGATACACCTACTAATCAATGTCAAAAGTGTCACATAAAGCCTAGTGAGGTGGAAAAAGAGAGAAAAAGAATTCAAAAAAAGCTAGAAAAGAAAAATGAGACGTTATTTAAAATTATTCAAAATTTAAAGGTAAAAGGATTTTATTAG
- a CDS encoding GspE/PulE family protein — translation MNKQDVNIKIKEAKICLEQGLLEEAEKILSTLQQNIKAEKLQLPEKQKKEIEVLIKHLKTKNKSDTGNINVAQEVNLNERYNQALVFMELGLCEEALVDFKKLILENYKVNDVVKKAIQCFNRLEKKIEICSYFDEILSSPNVSDIYKDLIRLEIAKVMESLGIYVKAFDYYKSIKNPQVAESIKSKLKLIAAKVKGGSKYSYLLEVCLTKEQLQQAIKRANKEDKSVEYVLIKYFNIPKEEVGKSLSIFYDCKFVPFSKEYKPPLDLIHNLKKDYLINNVWLPIYKKNNKVIVVIDEPDDFSRTDTIRAILNSYEQSLILEFAVGIKEDILDLIDFYLGDVEQKLQVEFKSTNIENIEDLIDDVEIETEETEEDITISESDSKVVRFVNKMILDAYNKKASDIHIEPSAGKKVTDIRFRVDGVCQHYINVPNPFAKALVSRIKIMSNLDIAERRLPQDGKIKFKHHGKVLVELRVATLPTVGGYEDVVLRLLHTGKPLALTDLGMTEENLEKFKKIIAQPYGLILVVGPTGSGKTTTLHSALSYINTPERKIWTAEDPVEITQEGLRQVEVKPKIGLTFARVLRAFLRADPDVIMIGEMRDEETASTGIEASLTGHLVFSTLHTNSAPETVTRLLEMGLDPHNFADSLLGVLAQRLLRKLCPKCKEGYHPSKKEFDSFVAEYGEEQFKELGIEYNDDFILYKPVGCDDCGGTGYKGRIGIHELLLNTVTIQELIKERASTERIKEAAIKEAKMTTLKQDGMLKFFQGITDIREVRRVCIK, via the coding sequence ATGAACAAGCAGGATGTAAATATAAAGATTAAAGAAGCTAAGATATGTCTTGAACAAGGATTATTAGAAGAAGCAGAAAAGATTCTTTCTACTCTTCAACAGAATATTAAAGCTGAAAAATTACAATTACCTGAAAAACAAAAGAAAGAAATCGAAGTATTAATAAAGCATTTAAAAACAAAAAATAAATCGGATACTGGTAATATTAATGTTGCTCAAGAAGTTAATTTAAACGAACGATATAACCAAGCTCTTGTTTTTATGGAGCTTGGCTTATGCGAGGAGGCTCTTGTTGATTTTAAAAAATTAATTTTAGAAAATTATAAAGTTAATGATGTTGTTAAGAAAGCCATACAATGCTTTAATAGATTGGAAAAAAAGATAGAAATATGTAGTTATTTTGATGAAATTCTTTCTAGTCCTAATGTATCTGATATTTATAAAGATCTTATTCGATTAGAAATTGCAAAAGTAATGGAATCTCTTGGTATATATGTAAAAGCATTTGATTATTATAAAAGTATTAAAAACCCTCAGGTTGCAGAAAGTATTAAAAGTAAGCTGAAGTTAATTGCAGCTAAAGTTAAAGGTGGATCAAAATATAGTTATCTTTTAGAAGTTTGTTTGACAAAAGAACAATTGCAGCAGGCTATTAAAAGAGCAAATAAAGAAGATAAAAGTGTTGAATATGTTCTTATAAAATATTTTAATATTCCAAAAGAAGAAGTTGGAAAATCTTTATCTATTTTTTATGATTGTAAATTTGTTCCTTTTTCAAAGGAATATAAACCTCCTTTAGATTTGATTCACAATTTAAAAAAAGATTATTTAATTAATAATGTATGGTTACCGATTTACAAAAAGAATAATAAAGTTATTGTTGTTATTGATGAGCCAGATGACTTTTCAAGAACAGATACTATTAGAGCTATTTTAAATAGTTATGAACAGTCTTTAATTTTAGAATTTGCAGTGGGTATTAAAGAAGATATTTTAGATCTAATTGATTTTTATTTGGGAGATGTTGAACAAAAATTACAAGTTGAGTTTAAATCTACTAACATTGAAAATATAGAAGATTTAATTGATGATGTAGAAATAGAAACAGAAGAGACAGAAGAAGATATTACTATTTCAGAAAGTGATAGTAAAGTTGTTCGTTTTGTAAACAAAATGATTTTAGATGCCTATAATAAAAAGGCCTCTGATATTCATATAGAACCATCTGCAGGTAAAAAGGTTACTGATATAAGATTTAGAGTTGATGGAGTATGTCAGCATTATATTAATGTTCCTAATCCTTTTGCCAAGGCTCTTGTATCTAGAATTAAAATTATGTCCAATTTGGATATTGCAGAAAGACGTCTTCCTCAAGATGGAAAGATTAAATTTAAGCATCATGGAAAAGTTTTAGTAGAACTTCGTGTTGCTACCTTACCGACAGTAGGTGGCTATGAGGATGTAGTTTTACGACTTTTGCATACTGGCAAACCTTTGGCCTTAACCGATTTAGGCATGACAGAGGAAAATTTAGAGAAATTTAAGAAAATTATTGCTCAACCTTATGGCTTAATACTTGTTGTTGGTCCTACAGGTTCTGGTAAAACAACCACCTTACATTCAGCTTTGAGCTATATCAATACTCCTGAAAGAAAGATATGGACAGCTGAAGATCCAGTGGAAATAACCCAAGAAGGTCTTAGACAGGTGGAAGTAAAACCTAAAATTGGATTAACCTTTGCAAGAGTTTTAAGAGCTTTTTTAAGAGCTGACCCAGATGTTATAATGATTGGTGAAATGAGGGATGAAGAAACAGCTTCTACAGGTATAGAAGCTTCTTTAACTGGTCACTTGGTATTTTCTACCCTTCATACAAATAGCGCTCCAGAAACTGTTACTCGTCTTTTGGAAATGGGACTTGATCCTCATAATTTTGCAGATTCTTTATTAGGCGTTTTGGCACAAAGGCTTCTTAGAAAGTTGTGTCCTAAATGTAAGGAAGGTTATCATCCTTCTAAAAAAGAATTTGATTCTTTTGTGGCTGAATATGGTGAAGAGCAATTTAAAGAGTTGGGGATTGAATATAATGATGATTTTATTTTATATAAACCAGTAGGATGTGATGATTGTGGAGGAACAGGATATAAAGGACGTATAGGTATACATGAATTGTTGTTGAATACAGTGACAATTCAAGAACTTATCAAAGAGAGAGCTTCAACTGAACGAATTAAAGAAGCTGCCATTAAAGAAGCAAAAATGACTACTTTGAAACAAGATGGTATGTTAAAATTTTTCCAGGGTATTACTGATATAAGAGAGGTTAGAAGAGTTTGTATTAAATAG
- the speB gene encoding agmatinase, whose translation MNTFFDFTSQIDNKNKKKIFVLPCPYEGTVSYGTGTRFGPKAIMEASIQIETFDPELNISLEDYCYFKVLPEPKRNINSVSEYLKNIENILQQFDPKQEFFIALGGEHSITLPFIKFYSQFYKNLVVLQIDAHADLREEYEGSRYSHACVMKRCLEFNIDLIQVGIRSVCKEEASLIKQKKEQIHTFFAWNMKNPFETASFCKQIIGNRPLYITFDADGLDPSIMPGVGTPEPEGISYVWLKKFFFELFPVNFIGLDFCELAPVSSNVLSQSVAAKCIFKILTSYFYKCNKLL comes from the coding sequence ATGAATACTTTTTTTGATTTTACATCCCAAATAGATAACAAGAATAAAAAGAAAATTTTTGTTTTACCGTGCCCCTATGAAGGTACAGTAAGTTATGGGACAGGGACTAGATTTGGTCCCAAGGCTATAATGGAAGCTAGTATCCAAATAGAGACTTTTGATCCAGAACTCAATATTTCTTTAGAAGATTATTGCTACTTTAAAGTATTACCAGAACCAAAAAGAAATATAAATAGTGTATCAGAATATTTAAAAAACATAGAAAATATTTTACAACAATTCGACCCTAAACAAGAATTTTTTATTGCCTTAGGAGGAGAACATTCCATCACCCTACCCTTTATAAAATTTTATTCTCAATTTTATAAAAATTTAGTGGTGCTTCAAATAGATGCTCATGCAGATTTAAGAGAAGAATATGAAGGAAGCAGGTACTCTCATGCCTGTGTTATGAAAAGATGTTTAGAATTTAATATAGACCTAATCCAAGTTGGTATAAGAAGTGTTTGCAAAGAAGAAGCATCATTAATCAAACAAAAAAAAGAACAGATTCATACTTTTTTTGCATGGAATATGAAAAACCCCTTTGAAACTGCTTCTTTTTGCAAGCAAATTATAGGGAATCGTCCTCTTTATATTACATTTGATGCAGATGGGCTCGATCCCTCTATTATGCCAGGAGTAGGTACACCTGAACCTGAAGGTATTTCCTATGTTTGGTTAAAAAAATTTTTCTTTGAATTATTTCCTGTCAATTTTATTGGACTGGACTTTTGTGAATTAGCTCCAGTTTCTTCTAATGTCTTATCTCAAAGTGTTGCGGCTAAGTGTATATTTAAAATTTTAACTTCTTATTTTTATAAATGTAATAAACTACTTTAA
- a CDS encoding pyruvoyl-dependent arginine decarboxylase, with protein MFVPTKAFFTTGIGRHKNKLQSFELALRDAKIEKQNLVYVSSIFPPNCEFVEIEEGIKLLSPGQITFCVMARNATNEKGRLVGSAVGIALPADKNQYGYISEHTTFGADEKEIGDFAEDLASTMLATTLGIEFDANKDYDERREIYLMSGKIVKSCSAPCVTAGVGGMWTTTISAVVFIP; from the coding sequence ATGTTTGTTCCCACAAAGGCTTTTTTCACAACAGGAATAGGAAGACATAAAAATAAATTACAATCTTTTGAATTAGCATTACGAGACGCTAAAATAGAAAAACAAAATTTAGTATATGTTTCTAGCATTTTCCCTCCAAATTGTGAGTTTGTAGAAATAGAAGAAGGAATTAAACTACTTAGCCCTGGCCAAATCACTTTTTGTGTAATGGCTAGAAACGCAACTAATGAAAAAGGCAGATTAGTTGGCTCTGCTGTTGGTATAGCTTTACCAGCAGATAAGAATCAATATGGATATATTTCTGAGCACACAACTTTTGGAGCAGATGAAAAAGAAATAGGAGATTTTGCAGAAGATTTGGCTTCGACTATGTTAGCTACTACTTTAGGTATAGAATTTGACGCTAATAAAGATTATGATGAAAGAAGAGAAATATATTTAATGAGTGGTAAAATAGTAAAGTCTTGTTCAGCTCCTTGTGTAACAGCAGGTGTAGGTGGAATGTGGACAACAACAATTTCAGCAGTGGTTTTTATCCCCTAA